In a genomic window of Paraclostridium bifermentans:
- a CDS encoding YvrJ family protein, producing MELDLMALVSNLGFPAIVTMYLLIRIEGKLENLSTSINSLSSNIYELNNKK from the coding sequence ATGGAACTAGATTTAATGGCTCTAGTGTCAAATTTAGGTTTCCCTGCTATCGTTACAATGTATTTGTTAATTAGAATAGAAGGTAAGCTTGAAAATTTAAGCACTAGCATAAATTCACTTAGTTCAAATATATATGAATTGAATAATAAAAAATAG